A portion of the Candidatus Melainabacteria bacterium genome contains these proteins:
- a CDS encoding response regulator transcription factor — protein MAKILLVEDDKNLAMLVKDGISFENHIVDIVHDGQEGMDVLRSVNYELVILDWDLPKVSGLEILQNLRARGSHTPVLMLTGKNQIIDKERGFQSGADDYLTKPFHIKELSARITALLRRPSLLAASDITVGDLKIDLTLHRVTRNGNEIQLARLEFAVLEFLVRNKGQVFSNDVLLERVWPVDSERSPESVRTLIKKLRNKLDNGGPTLIHNVHGVGYKFEAPKE, from the coding sequence ATGGCGAAGATATTACTAGTTGAAGACGACAAAAACTTAGCGATGCTTGTCAAAGATGGCATCAGCTTTGAAAATCACATAGTCGATATTGTGCATGACGGGCAGGAAGGAATGGATGTTCTCAGGTCGGTTAATTACGAGCTGGTCATTCTCGACTGGGATCTGCCGAAAGTTTCCGGGCTGGAAATATTGCAAAATTTGAGAGCAAGAGGTTCGCACACGCCGGTTCTCATGCTCACAGGCAAGAATCAGATTATCGATAAGGAACGCGGTTTCCAATCCGGAGCAGACGATTACTTAACCAAACCATTTCACATCAAAGAACTATCGGCCCGTATCACGGCACTGCTGAGAAGACCCTCGCTGCTAGCCGCTTCCGATATAACTGTAGGCGATCTGAAAATTGACCTGACGCTTCATCGCGTCACCCGAAACGGCAATGAAATTCAGCTAGCGCGACTGGAGTTCGCCGTACTGGAATTTCTGGTGCGCAACAAGGGACAGGTATTCAGCAATGACGTGCTTCTCGAGAGAGTATGGCCGGTCGATTCAGAGCGAAGCCCTGAAAGCGTTCGCACATTGATCAAAAAATTGCGCAATAAACTCGACAACGGTGGTCCAACTTTGATCCACAACGTGCATGGAGTTGGCTACAAATTCGAAGCGCCGAAAGAATAG